A region from the Alnus glutinosa chromosome 5, dhAlnGlut1.1, whole genome shotgun sequence genome encodes:
- the LOC133868518 gene encoding uncharacterized protein LOC133868518, protein MGSSSAFILICLLHCLIASTCGALMMFYMKEVYTLGHGIETTTKLLGSTPHDQLLIRTSDSFSGMLLFAIGFLLFMVAFVRDREFQAFFAKGCTLLHFSMAMWRVYFERKVEDLAWDWLRQTVGDILLAASWVFFLVYSWREKYD, encoded by the coding sequence ATGGGATCGTCATCAGCGTTCATCCTGATCTGCCTGCTGCACTGTCTGATCGCGTCGACGTGCGGGGCCCTGATGATGTTCTACATGAAGGAGGTGTACACGCTGGGGCACGGGATCGAGACGACGACGAAGCTGCTGGGGTCCACGCCACACGACCAGCTTCTGATCCGGACCTCCGACTCCTTCTCGGGCATGCTCCTGTTCGCGATCGGGTTCCTCCTCTTCATGGTGGCCTTCGTGAGGGACCGAGAGTTCCAGGCCTTCTTCGCCAAGGGGTGCACCCTCCTCCATTTTTCCATGGCCATGTGGCGCGTCTACTTCGAGCGCAAGGTTGAGGATCTCGCCTGGGACTGGCTCAGGCAGACAGTTGGCGACATCCTATTGGCTGCCTCGTGGGTGTTTTTCCTTGTTTACTCCTGGAGAGAGAAGTACGATTAG
- the LOC133869746 gene encoding probable hexosyltransferase MUCI70: protein MNGGSLGMRSGSYGSLDKQLQQNNNNNNSNNNYNGVSPIPTVRKPSKMQKEKERLFHWICKFAGRKRVGMLLLCVISAVVFVWVLYVGKGEDAQESEHVQTIGVNESMPLNNPVASNDLSSPNLVGVVHDLALPPPPPAVFLGYTLPPGHPCNIFTLPPPPADRKRTGPRPCPVCYLPVEEAIALMPKVPSDSPVLKNLTYIYEENLSRDGEFGGSDFGGYPTLKQRSDSYDIRESMSVHCGFARGIKPGRNTGYDMDDDDLLDMEQCHGVVVASAIFGNFDEINQPSNISDYSKATVCFYMFIDEVTETAMKSAGTLGSSKKVGLWRVVVVRNIPYVDARRTGKIPKLLVHRMFPNARFSLWIDGKLELVVDPYQILERFLWRKNATFAISRHYKRFDVFTEAEANKAAKKYDNASIDFQINFYKSEGLTPYSEAKLPITSDVPEGCVIIREHVPISNLFTCLWYNEVDRFTSRDQISFSTVRDKIISKTNWSINMFLDCERRNFVVQKYHKAVLDLFAQFADHHHKPAAVQPPPLPPSPPAAVLFDNPPIKSTLETSPERIVTIPVRKILPRRSRGRYGYRRHRKVAAGNINSY, encoded by the exons ATGAATGGAGGGTCATTGGGGATGCGTTCTGGGAGTTACGGGTCTTTAGATAAACAGCTACAAcagaacaacaacaacaataacagcAACAACAACTACAACGGAGTGTCGCCAATTCCAACGGTAAGGAAGCCTTCGAAGATGcagaaggagaaggagaggTTGTTCCATTGGATCTGCAAGTTTGCTGGCCGCAAAAGGGTTGGAATGCTGCTTCTGTGCGTCATCTCCGCCGTGGTTTTCGTCTGGGTTTTATATGTGGGAAAAG GTGAAGATGCACAAGAAAGTGAGCATGTCCAAACTATTGGTGTAAACGAGAGCATGCCTTTGAACAACCCTGTGGCAAGTAACGATCTTTCTTCACCGAATCTAGTGGGAGTGGTACATGATTTGGCCttgcctcctcctcctcctgcaGTTTTTCTGGGCTACACGCTTCCTCCAGGGCATCCATGTAATATTTTCACTCTGCCTCCCCCACCAGCAGATAGAAAAAGAACTGGACCACGGC CTTGTCCAGTATGTTACCTTCCTGTGGAAGAAGCCATTGCCTTAATGCCAAAGGTCCCCTCTGATTCCCCGGTTCTTAAAAACTTAACGTATATTTATGAGGAAAATTTATCTAGAGATGGAGAATTTGGAGGTTCGGACTTTGGTGGATATCCCACTTTGAAGCAGAGGAGTGATTCTTATGATATAAGGGAGTCAATGAGTGTGCACTGTGG ATTTGCAAGAGGAATTAAACCTGGCCGCAACACAGGCTATGACATGGATGATGATGACCTCCTTGACATGGAGCAGTGTCACGGTGTGGTTGTTGCATCAGCAATATTTG GAAATTTTGATGAGATAAACCAGCCGAGTAATATCAGTGACTATTCCAAGGCCACTGTTTGTTTCTACATGTTTATAGATGAAGTAACAGAAACAGCTATGAAGAGTGCTGGCACTCTGGGCAGCAGCAAGAAAGTTGGTTTGTGGAGAGTAGTTGTTGTTCGTAACATTCCTTATGTAGATGCAAGACGCACAGGGAAG ATTCCGAAGCTTCTAGTGCATAGGATGTTTCCAAATGCCCGCTTTTCTCTTTGGATTGATGGAAAACTTGAACTTGTTGTGGATCCCTATCAAATACTTGAAAG ATTCTTGTGGAGGAAAAATGCAACTTTTGCAATCTCTAGACATTATAAACGTTTTGATGTATTTACTGAAGCTGAGGCAAATAAAGCTGCTAAGAAATATGATAATGCCTCTATCGACTTCCAGATTAACTTTTATAAAAGTGAGGGTTTGACCCCGTATTCAGAGGCTAAACTTCCCATCACAAGTG ATGTTCCTGAAGGATGTGTGATCATAAGGGAGCATGTTCCTATCAGCAACCTCTTTACTTGTCTTTGGTACAATGAAGTGGACCGTTTTACTTCCAGGGACCAAATTAGTTTCTCCACTGTGAGGGACAAAATTATATCAAAGACGAATTGGAGTATCAATATGTTCTTGGATTGCGAAAGACGCAATTTTGTAGTCCAG AAATACCATAAAGCGGTATTGGATCTTTTTGCTCAATTTGCTGATCATCATCATAAGCCTGCCGCCGTTCAACCACCACCTCTACCACCATCACCACCAGCAGCAGTTCTGTTTGATAATCCACCAATTAAATCGACTCTTGAAACTTCACCAGAAAGGATTGTAACTATTCCAGTTAGAAAGATTCTACCAAGACGCTCAAGAGGAAGGTACGGTTATAGGCGTCACCGCAAAGTTGCTGCTGGTAACATAAATTCCTATTGA
- the LOC133868918 gene encoding zinc finger BED domain-containing protein RICESLEEPER 2-like, which produces MDELIVNVDEGSLDVNLNLMSIASNDDDGLTSLESPDEDVVQHIPSGESACAAEEVHEGNDPQKHAYERKPRKRTSPIWNDFKELLQSGVKKAQCIHYKSIIGIPASGATTQFHRHLNSCIPRIAASKKQKVITFDSDCRNVGSASCFTYDHKKVRELASHMILYHEYPFMVVEHVLFNKFMRANTPYWQKISRATAKSDCISTYEIEKKKLKNLLKNVNKVNITTDMWTSGQKVSYMVVTCHFVDSWWHLQKRVLNFFNVPPPHSGVIIADALQKSFIEWGIENKVSTITVDNARNNDVAIRILKDDFSLKKTLAVKGQLFHVRCCAHITNLLVQDGISQIGDIVDCVRDGIKYIVALEGRLKQFAEIAKQLQLSYKKLILDVPTRWNITYMMLSTALEFREVFPRYEDRDQSFRWVPSVDDWVKVENVCHVLEGFNEVTKIVSGSNYPTSNLFLPEVWRIRDVLGKKSKDANVYVRTMAEKMYLKFDKYLGECNLLMAIGAILDPRFKLKLVQFCFHEIYEEPEATRNVEKEH; this is translated from the exons ATGGACGAGTTGATAGTTAATGTAGACGAAGGTTCACTTGATGTGAACCTAAATCTGATGAGTATTGCATCAAATGATGATGATGGACTTACAAGTCTTGAATCACCTGATGAAGATGTTGTCCAGCATATCCCCAGTGGGGAAAGTGCTTGTGCTGCTGAGGAGGTTCATGAGGGTAATGATCCTCAAAAGCATGCTTATGAAAGGAAGCCAAGGAAGAGGACCTCTCCAATTTGGAATGACTTTAAGGAATTACTGCAATCTGGTGTGAAGAAAGCTCAGTGCATTCACTATAAATCTATCATTGGCATTCCTGCTTCGGGCGCCACAACTCAATTTCATAGGCACTTGAATAGCTGCATTCCACGCATAGCAGCTAGCAAGAAGCAGAAGGTGATTACATTTGACTCTGATTGTAGAAATGTGGGCTCCGCATCATGTTTTACTTACGATCATAAGAAGGTACGAGAGCTTGCTTCTCATATGATACTTTACCATGAGTATCCTTTTATGGTAGTGGAACATGTTTTGTTTAACAAGTTTATGAGGGCTAACACTCCTTATTGGCAAAAGATATCACGTGCAACTGCTAAAAGTGATTGTATATCTACCtatgaaatagagaaaaagaaactgaaaaatttgttgaaaaatgttAACAAAGTAAACATAACTACTGATATGTGGACCTCAGGTCAGAAAGTGTCTTATATGGTAGTTACATGTCATTTTGTTGATTCTTGGTGGCATTTACAAAAACgtgttttgaacttttttaatgtcCCACCCCCTCATAGTGGTGTTATAATTGCTGATGCACTTCAAAAGAGTTTCATTGAGTGGGGAATTGAGAATAAGGTATCTACAATAACAGTAGACAATGCAAGAAACAATGATGTGGCCATTCGAATTTTAAAAgatgatttttctttgaaaaagacATTAGCTGTTAAGGGACAACTCTTTCATGTACGTTGCTGTGCTCATATTACTAATCTGTTGGTGCAAGATGGTATTAGCCAAATTGGAGATATTGTGGATTGTGTTAGGGATGGTATAAAGTATATAGTTGCATTGGAGGGTAGGTTGAAGCAATTTGCTGAAATTGCAAAGCAGTTACAATTGTCCTATAAGAAACTGATTTTAGATGTTCCTACTAGGTGGAATATCACTTATATGATGTTGTCTACCGCATTAGAGTTTAGGGAGGTGTTCCCAAGGTATGAAGATAGGGATCAAAGCTTTCGTTGGGTGCCAAGTGTTGATGATTGGGTTAAAGTTGAGAATGTTTGTCATGTTTTAGAGGGTTTTAATGAGGTGACAAAGATAGTATCAGGGAGTAATTACCCAACTTCTAATTTATTTCTTCCTGAGGTTTGGAGAATAAGAGATGTGTTGGGTAAAAAATCTAAGGATGCCAATGTTTATGTAAGAACAATGGCAGAAAAAatgtatttgaaatttgataaaTACTTAGGGGAATGCAATCTGCTCATGGCTATTGGTGCTATTTTGGATCCAAGGTTTAAGTTGAAACTTGTACAATTTTGTTTCCATGAAATTTATGAAGAGCCTGAAGCCACTAGAAATGTTGAAAAG GAGCACTAA
- the LOC133867875 gene encoding L-type lectin-domain containing receptor kinase VII.1-like, which translates to MRAPSSSILPCIMKKYRHQQPLLLCFLLPLFHFFQSMSAVDIVFNGFNSSDMLLYGLATVESRILTLTNNTNFTVGRALYPEKIPAKKPNSSYVYPFSTSFIFSMIPYKNNPPGHGIVFVFVPATDIKDGTSAQYQGLFNLTNNGNRNNHVFGVEFDVFKNEEFDDISANHVGIDVNSLKSMAAHDAGYWPDYQRSKNSNNADDEKSFKELKLNSGENYQVWVDYSDSLINVTMAPVGMKRPRKPLLNVSLDLSDVFKDDMYVGFTTATGKLIQNNKILAWSFSNSNFSLSEELVTTGLPSFVPPKRSIFRSKGFVAGITVGGFFCVGLCALFALFSIKRQGRRARERAEMEEWELEYWPHRMTYKEIEAATREFSEENVIGTGGNGKVYKGVLAGGAEVAVKCISHENDGMREFLAEISSLGRLKHRSLVGLRGWCKREKGNFLLIYDYMENGSLDKWVFECDNSEMLSFEDRIRILKDLASAVLYLHEGWEAKVLHRDIKASNVLLDKNMNGRLGDFGLARMHDHGQVPGTTRVVGTVGYLAPEVMSSGRPSAQTDVFGFGVLILEVMCGRRPTEEGKPPLVEWAWQLMAQGQLLNALDERLKAGGEFDAEEVDRVLHLGLLCAYPDPSSRPTMRQVVKVLEGNNEVEEEEVESEDMNAYLLRKMKSMCKWSEIPGSFGSSSHPTFEDLRQSHSASMSLSWSNTMVDGR; encoded by the coding sequence ATGAGAGCGCCCTCTTCTTCAATTCTGCCATGCATCATGAAGAAGTATAGACACCAACAGCCCCTCCTACTATGCTTTCTGCTGCCCCTTTTCCACTTCTTCCAATCCATGTCGGCTGTTGATATCGTCTTCAATGGCTTCAACTCCTCCGATATGTTACTGTACGGCCTGGCCACCGTTGAATCTCGTATTCTAACGCTCACTAACAACACAAATTTCACAGTCGGTCGTGCTCTTTACCCAGAAAAGATCCCCGCTAAGAAGCCGAACTCTTCTTATGTATATCCTTTCTCaacttctttcatcttctcgATGATTCCTTACAAGAATAATCCTCCTGGGCATGGCATAGTTTTCGTTTTTGTGCCCGCCACTGACATCAAAGACGGGACGTCAGCTCAATATCAAGGCCTTTTCAACTTAACCAACAACGGGAATCGCAATAACCATGTCTTTGGTGTCGAGTTTGATGTGTTTAAGAACGAAGAATTCGATGACATAAGCGCCAACCATGTTGGAATCGACGTGAACTCCCTCAAATCAATGGCAGCACACGATGCCGGGTACTGGCCCGACTACCAAAGAAGCAAAAACAGCAACAATGCTGATGATGAGAAGTCATTCAAGGAATTGAAGCTGAACAGTGGTGAAAATTACCAAGTTTGGGTAGACTATTCAGATTCTTTGATTAATGTTACTATGGCTCCGGTGGGCATGAAAAGACCTCGGAAGCCTTTGTTAAATGTTTCTCTTGATCTTTCTGACGTTTTTAAGGATGACATGTATGTAGGCTTTACTACTGCTACCGGAAAGTTAATTCAAAATAACAAGATTTTGGCTTGGAGCTTTAGTAATTCCAACTTTTCGTTAAGCGAAGAGTTGGTTACCACAGGTTTGCCATCGTTTGTTCCCCCAAAACGTTCAATATTTCGATCCAAAGGGTTTGTTGCAGGAATCACAGTGGGAGGTTTCTTCTGTGTTGGTCTTTGTGCTCTGTTTGCTCTGTTTTCGATCAAGAGGCAGGGAAGGAGAGCTAGGGAGAGAGCGGAAATGGAAGAATGGGAATTGGAGTATTGGCCACACAGAATGACTTACAAAGAAATTGAGGCGGCCACAAGAGAATTCTCAGAAGAAAATGTGATTGGAACTGGAGGGAATGGGAAGGTCTATAAGGGTGTTTTAGCAGGAGGGGCAGAGGTTGCAGTGAAATGCATTTCGCATGAAAATGATGGGATGAGAGAATTTTTGGCTGAAATTTCAAGCCTTGGAAGATTGAAGCATAGAAGTTTGGTGGGGTTGAGAGGGTGGTGcaagagagagaaggggaaCTTCTTGTTGATTTATGACTACATGGAAAATGGGAGTTTGGACAAGTGGGTGTTTGAATGTGATAACAGTGAGATGTTGAGCTTTGAAGACAGGATAAGGATTTTGAAAGATCTAGCTTCAGCAGTCTTGTACTTACATGAGGGGTGGGAAGCCAAAGTCCTTCATAGGGACATTAAGGCCAGCAATGTGTTACTTGACAAGAATATGAACGGAAGGCTAGGGGATTTTGGATTAGCCCGAATGCACGACCATGGTCAAGTACCTGGCACGACTAGGGTGGTTGGGACCGTCGGATATTTGGCGCCGGAAGTGATGAGTAGTGGGCGGCCATCGGCTCAAACAGATGTGTTTGGATTTGGTGTCTTGATTTTAGAAGTAATGTGTGGGAGGAGGCCTACAGAGGAAGGGAAGCCGCCTTTGGTAGAATGGGCATGGCAATTGATGGCACAAGGGCAATTATTGAATGCCCTTGATGAGAGATTGAAGGCTGGAGGCGAGTTTGATGCAGAAGAAGTGGACAGGGTGCTTCACTTGGGCTTGTTGTGTGCGTACCCTGACCCAAGTTCCCGGCCAACCATGAGACAAGTAGTGAAAGTGTTGGAGGGGAACAAtgaggtggaggaggaggaggttgaAAGTGAGGATATGAATGCATATTTGCTCCGAAAAATGAAATCCATGTGTAAGTGGTCTGAGATTCCAGGAAGCTTTGGCTCTTCATCACACCCAACATTTGAAGATCTTCGGCAGTCCCACTCTGCATCCATGTCCCTGTCTTGGTCCAATACTATGGTGGACGGCAGGTGA
- the LOC133868648 gene encoding L-type lectin-domain containing receptor kinase VII.1-like, with protein sequence MKKHRHQQPLLLCFLLPVFLFFQSISAVDFVFNGFNSSDMLLYGLATVESRILTLTNKTSFSIGRALYPEKIRTKRPDSSYVYPFSTSFIFSMVPYKNTLPGHGIVFLFTPVTGIEGASSAQHLGLFNLTNNGDPNVHVFGVEFDLFKNQEFDDINANHVGIDVNSLKSNAAHDAGYWLDNQRSDNSSNTGDEKTFKELKLNSGENYQVWIDYSDSLINVTMAPAGMKRPRKPLLNVSLNLSEVFEEEMYVGFTSATGQLVQSHKILAWSFSNSNFSLSEKLVTTGLPSFVLPKGSIFRSKGFIAGITVGGFFGVGLCALFALFSIKRQRRRARERAEMEEWELEYWPHRMTYKEIEAATREFSQENVIGTGGNGKVYKGVLAGGAEVAVKCISHENDGMREFLAEISSLGRLKHRSLVGLRGWCKREKGNFLLIYDYMENGSLDKWVFECDNSEMLSFEDRIRILKDVASAVLYLHEGWEARVLHRDIKASNVLLDKDMNGRLGDFGLARMHDHGQVPSTTRVVGTIGYLAPEVLRNGRASAQTDVFGFGVLILEVMCGRRPIEEGKPPLVDWAWQLMVQGQLLNALDERLKAGGEFDEEEVDRVLHLGLLCAYPDPSSRPTMRQVVKVLEGKNGFEEEVENEDMDAYLLQRMKSMGRWSVIPGNFGSSSHPTFEDIRHSHSSVMSLSWSNSMVEGR encoded by the coding sequence ATGAAGAAGCATAGACACCAACAGCCTCTCCTACTATGCTTTCTGCTGCCCgttttcctcttcttccaaTCCATATCGGCTGTTGATTTCGTCTTCAATGGCTTCAACTCCTCCGATATGTTACTCTATGGCCTGGCCACCGTTGAATCTCGTATTCTAACGCTCACTAACAAAACATCTTTCTCAATCGGCCGTGCTCTTTACCCAGAAAAGATCCGCACTAAAAGGCCAGACTCTTCTTATGTATATCCTTTCTCAACCTCTTTCATCTTCTCCATGGTTCCTTACAAGAATACTCTGCCTGGGCATGGCATAGTTTTCCTTTTTACGCCCGTTACTGGCATCGAAGGCGCGAGCTCAGCTCAACATCTAGGCCTTTTCAACTTAACCAACAACGGGGATCCCAATGTCCATGTCTTCGGTGTTGAGTTTGATCTGTTTAAGAATCAAGAATTCGATGACATAAACGCCAACCACGTTGGAATCGACGTGAACTCCCTCAAATCAAATGCAGCACACGATGCCGGGTACTGGCTCGACAACCAAAGAAGCGACAACAGCAGCAATACTGGTGATGAGAAGACATTCAAGGAATTGAAACTCAACAGTGGTGAAAATTACCAAGTTTGGATTGACTATTCAGATTCTTTGATTAATGTTACTATGGCTCCGGCAGGCATGAAAAGACCTCGGAAGCCTTTGTTGAATGTTTCTCTTAATCTTTCTGAGGTTTTTGAGGAGGAAATGTATGTTGGCTTTACTAGTGCTACTGGACAGTTAGTTCAAAGTCACAAGATTTTGGCTTGGAGCTTTAGTAATTCCAACTTCTCGTTAAGCGAAAAGTTGGTAACCACGGGTTTGCCATCGTTTGTTCTTCCAAAGGGTTCGATATTTCGATCGAAAGGGTTCATTGCAGGAATCACAGTGGGAGGTTTCTTCGGTGTTGGTCTTTGTGCTCTGTTTGCTCTGTTCTCGATCAAGAGGCAGCGAAGGAGAGCTAGGGAGAGAGCGGAAATGGAAGAATGGGAATTGGAGTATTGGCCACACAGAATGACTTATAAAGAAATTGAGGCGGCCACAAGAGAATTCTCACAAGAAAATGTGATTGGAACTGGAGGGAATGGGAAGGTCTATAAGGGTGTTTTAGCAGGAGGGGCAGAGGTTGCAGTGAAATGCATTTCGCATGAAAATGATGGGATGAGAGAATTTTTGGCTGAAATTTCAAGCCTTGGAAGATTGAAGCATAGAAGTTTGGTGGGGTTGAGAGGGTGGTGcaagagagagaaggggaaCTTCTTGTTGATTTATGACTACATGGAAAATGGGAGTTTGGACAAGTGGGTGTTTGAATGTGATAACAGTGAGATGCTGAGCTTTGAAGACAGGATAAGGATTTTGAAAGATGTAGCTTCAGCAGTCTTGTACTTACATGAGGGGTGGGAAGCCAGAGTCCTTCACAGGGACATTAAGGCCAGCAATGTGTTACTTGACAAGGATATGAACGGAAGGCTGGGGGATTTTGGACTAGCCAGAATGCACGACCATGGTCAAGTGCCTAGCACGACTAGAGTGGTCGGGACCATCGGATATTTGGCGCCCGAAGTGCTTAGGAACGGGCGGGCATCAGCTCAAACCGATGTGTTTGGATTTGGTGTCTTGATTTTAGAAGTCATGTGTGGGAGGAGGCCTATAGAGGAAGGGAAGCCACCTTTGGTTGATTGGGCATGGCAATTGATGGTACAAGGGCAATTATTGAATGCCCTTGATGAGAGATTGAAGGCTGGAGGGGAGTTTGATGAGGAAGAAGTGGACAGGGTGCTTCACTTGGGCTTGTTGTGTGCTTACCCCGACCCAAGCTCCCGGCCAACCATGAGACAAGTAGTGAAAGTCTTGGAGGGGAAAAATGGGTTCGAGGAGGAGGTTGAAAATGAGGATATGGATGCATATTTGCTCCAAAGAATGAAATCCATGGGTCGATGGTCTGTGATTCCAGGAAATTTTGGCTCTTCATCACATCCAACATTTGAAGATATCCGGCACTCCCACTCTTCAGTCATGTCTCTCTCTTGGTCCAATAGTATGGTGGAGGGTAGGTGA